In Afipia carboxidovorans OM5, the sequence TCACGGCGACCGGAACGTGCTTCTGGCCGTTGTAGACGCCGAAGGTCAGTCCGACGAACTGCGGCAGGATCGTCGAGCGACGGCTCCAGATCTTGATGACGTCGTGACGGCCGCTTGCCCGCGCGGCATCTGCCTTCTTGAGCAGAGA encodes:
- the rpsS gene encoding 30S ribosomal protein S19, whose protein sequence is MVRSVWKGPFVEGSLLKKADAARASGRHDVIKIWSRRSTILPQFVGLTFGVYNGQKHVPVAVNEEMVGHKFGEFSPTRTFHGHAGDKKAKK